The Haemorhous mexicanus isolate bHaeMex1 chromosome 5, bHaeMex1.pri, whole genome shotgun sequence genome contains a region encoding:
- the HBP1 gene encoding HMG box-containing protein 1 isoform X1 has protein sequence MATGSSDTLEHPNMVWEVKTNQMPNAVQKLLLVVDKRTSGMNESLELLKCNENLPSSPGYASSDEHMELDDLPELQAVQTDSTPPALFQLGADVSHQECSRPSWSQHTSNSNPENAYSCENGVNWLTELANIATSPQSPLMQCAFYNRSSPVRIIATSKSLHSYARPPPGSSNSDPNFSKNDVDETPVRHERANSESESGIFCMSSLSDDDDLGWCHSWPSTVWHCFLKGSRLCFHKGRNKEWQDVEEFARSESCGKEENLPVSPYKDYGSNGLKLISHEESISCGESVLKLTFDPGTVEDGLLTVECRLDHPFYVKNKGWSSFYPSLTVVQHGIPCCEMHLGDLCLPPGHPDAINFDDSGVFDTFKSYDFTPMDSSAVYVLSSMARQRRASLSCGGANNQDAERSECSSKNCASAASSHLSSNPLYSKAGKSHSSGTASTVSATSPNKCKRPMNAFMLFAKKYRVEYTQMYPGKDNRAISVILGDRWKKMKNEERRMYTLEAKALAEEQKRLNPDCWKRKRTNSGSQQH, from the exons ATGGCGACGGGTTCG TCAGATACTTTGGAGCATCCTAACATGGTGTGGGAAGTGAAGACAAATCAGATGCCTAATGCAGTTCAGAAACTCCTTCTGGTAGTGGACAAGAGAACTTCAGGGATGAACGAGTCACTGGAGTTGCTGAAGTGTAATGAAAACCTGCCCTCTTCTCCTGGATATGCATCCAGTGATGAGCACATGGAACTTG ATGATCTTCCTGAATTACAGGCTGTGCAGACAGATTCTACCCCACCTGCACTTTTTCAGCTTGGTGCTGATGTTTCACATCAGGAATGTTCAAGGCCTTCATGGAGCCAACATACCTCAAACAGCAATCCAGAAAATGCTTATTCTTGTGAGAATGGGGTGAACTGGTTGACAGAATTAGCAAATATAGCCACAAGTCCTCAGAGTCCTTTGATGCAGTGCGCTTTTTATAACAG ATCATCTCCTGTTCGCATAATAGCAACAAGCAAAAGTTTACATTCCTATGCACGTCCTCCACCAGGATCTTCAAACAGTGATCCTAACTTCTCCAAGAATGATGTGGATGAAACACCAGTCAGACATGAAAGG gcAAATAGTGAATCAGAATCTGGCATTTTCTGCATGTCATCACTTTCAGATGATGATGATTTAGGATGGTGCCATTCCTGGCCCTCAACTGTCTGGCATTGTTTTCTAAAAG GCTCTCGCTTGTGCTTTCATAAAGGACGCAATAAAGAATGGCAGGATGTTGAAGAGTTTGCAAGATCTGAAAGCtgtggaaaagaggaaaacctCCCAGTCAGTCCTTACAAG GACTATGGTTCCAATGGTTTGAAGTTGATTTCTCATGAAGAAAGCATTTCCTGTGGTGAGTCAGTGCTGAAGCTGACTTTTGATCCTGGCACAGTGGAGGATGGCTTGCTTACTGTAGAATGCAGACTCGATCATCcattttatgttaaaaataaag GTTGGTCATCTTTTTATCCAAGCTTGACTGTGGTACAGCATGGCATTCCATGCTGTGAAATGCATCTTGGAGATCTGTGTCTACCTCCTGGACACCCTGATGCCATTAACTTTGATGATTCAGGTGTTTTTGATACATTTAAAAG TTACGATTTTACCCCGATGGACTCCTCTGCAGTGTATGTGCTCAGCAGCATGGCTCGCCAGCGTCGCGCTTCGCTGTCCTGTGGGGGAGCAAACAATCAAGATGCTGAGAGATCAGAATGCAGTAGTAAAAACTGTGCCTCTGCTGCATCATCACATCTTTCCTCCAATCCTTTGTACAGCAAAGCTGGCAAAAGCCACAGCTCAGGGACTGCAAGTACTGTGAGTGCCACTTCTCCAAACAAGTGCAAAAGACCAATGAATGCCTTCATGCTTTTTGCCAAAAAATACAGAGTTGAATACACTCAGATGTATCCAGGGAAAGACAACAG AGCCATAAGTGTGATACTTGGCGACAggtggaagaaaatgaaaaatgaggaaagaagGATGTACACACTAGAAGCCAAGGCcttggcagaggagcagaagcGTTTAAATCCTGACTGTTGGAAAAGAAAACGAACTAATTCT gGCTCACAACAGCATTAA
- the HBP1 gene encoding HMG box-containing protein 1 isoform X2, with protein sequence MVWEVKTNQMPNAVQKLLLVVDKRTSGMNESLELLKCNENLPSSPGYASSDEHMELDDLPELQAVQTDSTPPALFQLGADVSHQECSRPSWSQHTSNSNPENAYSCENGVNWLTELANIATSPQSPLMQCAFYNRSSPVRIIATSKSLHSYARPPPGSSNSDPNFSKNDVDETPVRHERANSESESGIFCMSSLSDDDDLGWCHSWPSTVWHCFLKGSRLCFHKGRNKEWQDVEEFARSESCGKEENLPVSPYKDYGSNGLKLISHEESISCGESVLKLTFDPGTVEDGLLTVECRLDHPFYVKNKGWSSFYPSLTVVQHGIPCCEMHLGDLCLPPGHPDAINFDDSGVFDTFKSYDFTPMDSSAVYVLSSMARQRRASLSCGGANNQDAERSECSSKNCASAASSHLSSNPLYSKAGKSHSSGTASTVSATSPNKCKRPMNAFMLFAKKYRVEYTQMYPGKDNRAISVILGDRWKKMKNEERRMYTLEAKALAEEQKRLNPDCWKRKRTNSGSQQH encoded by the exons ATGGTGTGGGAAGTGAAGACAAATCAGATGCCTAATGCAGTTCAGAAACTCCTTCTGGTAGTGGACAAGAGAACTTCAGGGATGAACGAGTCACTGGAGTTGCTGAAGTGTAATGAAAACCTGCCCTCTTCTCCTGGATATGCATCCAGTGATGAGCACATGGAACTTG ATGATCTTCCTGAATTACAGGCTGTGCAGACAGATTCTACCCCACCTGCACTTTTTCAGCTTGGTGCTGATGTTTCACATCAGGAATGTTCAAGGCCTTCATGGAGCCAACATACCTCAAACAGCAATCCAGAAAATGCTTATTCTTGTGAGAATGGGGTGAACTGGTTGACAGAATTAGCAAATATAGCCACAAGTCCTCAGAGTCCTTTGATGCAGTGCGCTTTTTATAACAG ATCATCTCCTGTTCGCATAATAGCAACAAGCAAAAGTTTACATTCCTATGCACGTCCTCCACCAGGATCTTCAAACAGTGATCCTAACTTCTCCAAGAATGATGTGGATGAAACACCAGTCAGACATGAAAGG gcAAATAGTGAATCAGAATCTGGCATTTTCTGCATGTCATCACTTTCAGATGATGATGATTTAGGATGGTGCCATTCCTGGCCCTCAACTGTCTGGCATTGTTTTCTAAAAG GCTCTCGCTTGTGCTTTCATAAAGGACGCAATAAAGAATGGCAGGATGTTGAAGAGTTTGCAAGATCTGAAAGCtgtggaaaagaggaaaacctCCCAGTCAGTCCTTACAAG GACTATGGTTCCAATGGTTTGAAGTTGATTTCTCATGAAGAAAGCATTTCCTGTGGTGAGTCAGTGCTGAAGCTGACTTTTGATCCTGGCACAGTGGAGGATGGCTTGCTTACTGTAGAATGCAGACTCGATCATCcattttatgttaaaaataaag GTTGGTCATCTTTTTATCCAAGCTTGACTGTGGTACAGCATGGCATTCCATGCTGTGAAATGCATCTTGGAGATCTGTGTCTACCTCCTGGACACCCTGATGCCATTAACTTTGATGATTCAGGTGTTTTTGATACATTTAAAAG TTACGATTTTACCCCGATGGACTCCTCTGCAGTGTATGTGCTCAGCAGCATGGCTCGCCAGCGTCGCGCTTCGCTGTCCTGTGGGGGAGCAAACAATCAAGATGCTGAGAGATCAGAATGCAGTAGTAAAAACTGTGCCTCTGCTGCATCATCACATCTTTCCTCCAATCCTTTGTACAGCAAAGCTGGCAAAAGCCACAGCTCAGGGACTGCAAGTACTGTGAGTGCCACTTCTCCAAACAAGTGCAAAAGACCAATGAATGCCTTCATGCTTTTTGCCAAAAAATACAGAGTTGAATACACTCAGATGTATCCAGGGAAAGACAACAG AGCCATAAGTGTGATACTTGGCGACAggtggaagaaaatgaaaaatgaggaaagaagGATGTACACACTAGAAGCCAAGGCcttggcagaggagcagaagcGTTTAAATCCTGACTGTTGGAAAAGAAAACGAACTAATTCT gGCTCACAACAGCATTAA